In one window of Carcharodon carcharias isolate sCarCar2 chromosome 14, sCarCar2.pri, whole genome shotgun sequence DNA:
- the arfrp1 gene encoding ADP-ribosylation factor-related protein 1 isoform X2 — MYTLLSGLWKYMFQKDEYCILILGLDNAGKTTFLEQTKTKFNRNYKGMNLSKITTTVGLNIGTIDVGSARLMFWDLGGQEELQSLWDKYYAESHGVIYVIDSTDEERLSESKIAFEKMITAEVLEGVPLLVLANKQDIETCLSVGDIKTAFSDCAPKIGKRDCLVQPCSALTGQGVNDGIEWMVKCVIRNIHRPPRQKDIT; from the exons ATGTACACACTACTGTCTGGCCTGTGGAAGTACATGTTCCAGAAGGATGAATATTGTATTCTGATCTTGGGATTGGACAATGCAGGCAAAACT ACCTTCTTGGAGCAGACAAAAACCAAGTTCAACCGAAACTACAAAGGAATGAATTTATCAAAGATCACTACTACAGTTGGCTTAAACA TTGGAACCATTGATGTTGGATCAGCACGTCTAATGTTCTGGGATCTTGGAGGACAGGAAGAACTCCAATCATTATGGGACAAG TATTATGCAGAATCCCATGGTGTAATATATGTAATTGATTCAACTGATgaagagagattatctgaatcAAAGATAGCTTTTG AAAAAATGATCACTGCTGAAGTACTTGAAGGAGTTCCATTGTTGGTATTGGCTAACAAACAGGACATTGAG ACCTGCCTTTCAGTGGGAGACATAAAAACAGCTTTTAGTGATTGCGCTCCAAAAATAGGGAAGAGAGATTGTTTGGTGCAACCATGCTCAGCACTTACTGG ACAAGGTGTAAATGATGGAATTGAATGGATGGTCAAGTGTGTGATTAGGAACATTCACAGACCACCAAGGCAAAAGGATATCACATAA